GAAGATGAAAAACAGTACAACATCACCAGAGAAGAATGTAGGGACAAGATACCTATAGGGAAGCACCACAGGTCGTAATAGATTTggttattaatgttaatatgctgCAATAGAGAGTGATATTTTGGTTGAAGCTGCCTCGACAGATGAGACAGAGGAAAGTATTACTCCCACTTTCCCCGCCCTCATGTTCCCATGCAGGCTGCAGATAGGGAAACATGATCAGATGATATGAATAATGTCAAATGCTATTTTATGATCCTGAGGCCTTCACTTTTACTGCAATAGAATTGCACCTGAATTAATTGATCACCAATTTCCGCCTGAACCACGGCGTGCTTCTGTTTACGTTGACTCAGTGTGTATACAGATCTTGTGTCCCTAAACAAAACTGAAACGCACATTGAGCTATATATTTCCTTCGGAGCAGACATCTGTTTGACTGTGGAATGTGGGGAATCTGAGAGCACCGACATCCCCCTTGAACTTGAAAAATGAGCAGGGTCCATGCTGTCTGTTTGCCTGATACACTATGGTCCCATGAATTCACTTTCAGGGGTTGTTGATAGTCGTAGGTGTTGACGGTGAAGAGTAATCTTGAGAAGTTTGTGCAAATGGTTGAGATAATTGTAAAGCGGTTTACGTTTCTTTCACTTGTGTGAAATGTCTCTGAAAACTGAAGCAAAAACACTCCCTACAGTGCATTTGAACATTAGTCTGCAGCTACGCAGATTCAGAATTATGCTACTGACAATTAATTCCTTTGAACAGGAGCaatgtgaaatgtaatgttATCGTATAATATACAGTAAGACTGGCATGAAGGAAAACTTCCTTAAGTTGCTGCATTGAAAACATTCTttgcttcagttttttttccttttttgtttttgatttctctttttgctttaattttacTTTGTATCAAACattctaaaataaaacaatgctatttatattcaaaaagctgaacaacaaaatattttctggataagctttgacatttttgtcttttgagaGAAAGAGGTCCACTTTTATTACTTCTATCACTGCTGAATATGCTCAGAAAATATatgttcaaatgatcaaatACACCAGTAAATTACCAGTAATATACCCTAATATTGTTACTGCTAATAGGATATTCTTTCCTGACCCTCCAGTCATGCCTCTGGGAACACCTGCCCCCGTAAACAAGCGGAAAAAGCCCTCGAAGATCATAACTGACCTATCACATGTCAGTCAGGATGGTAAGGCTGACATGAAATTACATGAACATGAGACCAAATTTCTATATGGTCACTATACCTTCTTGAGCAATTGCAGCTCTTTCATATAAACACAGTATACATAAATAGATGGATGATAAGTGATAGGTAGTTGGGGTACTTATCTTACTGgatacctttcttttttttatcatcaacaGCCACTAAATGTCATGACAGGTGGTAAGTGAACTTTAGTTGCATCATTTCAGGAgaaacacatgcatatacagtaaatgcatgAACCAGATAAAGAAGATAAGGAAATATTGTGGGTGTCTTGAAATATGCATATGATTAAACATCTATTATCCTAAAGGTTGTAATTGCAGTTATGTCAGTAACAACCTACCATCAAACAAGACCTCAGTAATCATTTTTCTGGATTTCTGTACAGAATGTGCTTAAATACTGACTGATTTAAGTTTTTGTGGATTCATTCAGTTTTAGTTCTCATAACCATGTTACTACAGGGAATCCCAATCCGAACTTTAGGATAAGCAAAGCATCTTTGTTAATGAGGACAAACATATCAGTGAATGTTCATCTCCCTAGTCAATTTACtttataaaaatgaacatttatcaAATGTAAAAGATTTTCTAGACTTCTTAATAACATTTTGTTTCCGCATTAAGACTTTACTAAATGTCTGTATTTCTCATACTTATCTAGAGTATGAGTCAGAACCAGAGGCATCTGAGTTTGACCTGGGAACAAAGATCAGGACTCCCAAAGACATCATGCTGGAGGAGCTTTCTCTAATGAAGAACCGAGGCTCCAAGATGTTCAAGatgaggcagcagagagtggAAAGGTTCATCTATGAGAACAACCCTGACATCTTCAGCAGTGAGTCAATGGTGAGAGCCTAGTTCATAGAGAAAACAAGCTCCAATCAAACATGGTTAATCAGCAAATTACAAATGAATGCGATGGTTGGTTATGTTGATGATTTTTCTTTCAGGACAACCTGCAGGAGTTTGTTGGAGGTCAGATGGGAGGTCACATGATAAATATTGGTGGGCATTTACTCAGCAAAGAGGCTGGGAAGCTGCATTATTCAGGGTTAAATATCGGAGGAGGGCCCCCTGTTCCTCCTCCAAAGCCTGGAAGCAAAGGTGCAGGAGCTGGTGGGGCAGGAGGAGAAGGTGGCCATGGGCATGGCCATGGGCATGGCCATGAGCATGGCCATGGGCATGGTCATGGGCATGGCCATGGCCATGGACATGGCCATGGGCATGGTCATGGTCATGGTCATGGGCATGGCCATGGGCATGACCATGGAGAAGGAGCTAGTGATTGGACTCCACTAAAAGGTTGGTATAATTTTTAggacaaaaatatgaatataaataatgtacATACATTGAAGATGGAATTGAATAAGACTATGCACTTCAGTAAATAATTATCATACAGTACTTATTATTAAAATGTCCTCTTAAAGGAATTGTTTGCTAtattagtttgacattttgggaaattcatttatttgttccatgagaagatcaatacaacTCTTGTGTCTGTATAGTAAATATGAACCTACAACCAGCCACtaagcttagcataaagagtgaaaacagaagaaacagctagcctggctctggtAACAAattccacctaccagcacctctaaagctcactatcAACaaattatatcttgtttgtttaatttgtacaaaaaactgggtaaaaatcatttttttatcacTTGCCAGGAAACCAGCGGAGATTCCAAGAAGTCACTGCGCCTGGACAAGAAATAGTCAGGCAAACTGTAAAACCAgaacttgttgtttttaaacttGGGTTTTTGTATGGATCAACCATGAGATATAACGTATTAATTAGTGAGGTTTAGAGGTGGTGGTAGGTATTTTTTTAGtactttggacagagtcaggctagttgtttcccgTTTCCAATATTtgtgctatgctaagctaaccggctccCAGTTTTTTGAACATCTCCTTCCTAAACAAATCTATTTACATAAATGATCCACAAATATTACTCTAGTCAGTCCACATGCTGTTGAATACAATTTTACAACGGCAAATGTGTACTACAAATTCTTTCTTCACAGGAGGTGGAACAGATGACTTGGTTAAGAAGCACATTTATGTAAAGACGTACATCTCACCATGGGAGAAAGCCATGAAGGGCGATGAGTCTCTGATAGCCACTCTGAAAACTGGAATGCCTGGTCCACATGAGCACAAGGATTTGCCCAAGTACAAATCCTTCAACAGGTACTTCCCTCAAGGCCTGACTTTGTAAGTGCTTTGTGACAAGCAAGGGCTTTAATAATCCTCTCACCTTGTTTTGCTAGGAGTGCCATGCCCTTCGGCGGCATTGAAAAGGCCAACCAGTTATTGAAATTCCAGCTGCCAGCTGAGACAACCAAAGAGGAGCCCGAACCAGTAGTGGTGTACAATCAGGACGTCAGCTGCCGACCTTCCTTCAACCGCACTCCTATTGGCTGGGTGGGTAGCAGTGAGCCCagcagcattcatttggagatgGATACTGTGCCCTTTGATGGAGAGACCGACGAGCTGTAAAAAATACTGCCATTACACTCACtgtgcacagacacatacacacatgtaagCATGAATGCATGCATAAATGttagcattcacacacacgatAGATGAGCTTACACTTAACTGTCATATTGATGAATTTGAATCACTCAGTGTGAATAAATGATGGCATACATGAAATGTGGTCATGTTCTTGCTCTGTGTTTGACTGTAAGgcaaagaaatgaaatattgatgttCTAGGGAGATGAAACATCAAATGTGTATTTGTTAAGTTCATAAGTTGAGCCAGAACactcttttaatttgtcagaaAAACTGTTGTTCGCAGTTAAAATGTTGCTGATTTTGTCAATGAGGAAAGAATGAAACATTTATGAAGGATAAATTTATGCTGATGTTACTGTTGTGCATGCTGTCTGGATGTCAACTTGTTACCATGTTTGTTATTTCCCAGtgctctttttgttgttaagattctctgacttttttttgaGCTATGGAAACCCTATAAAGAAAACTATTTTGGATGCATGCATAGATTCAGTTGCTGATCCATTCACCCACTTCATCATCCACAGTTTCTCCACAATAAACTTTTTCAAACGGTAACAATAATCTTGAAGAGTGATTAAAATATCAAGGGAAATCCTTTTTGCGTGTGTGGAAATCTATATCTATTTTATAATTTCCAGCATTCagatatatttgtatgtataatGCATGCTTCATCAATCTTTTCAGCCCATGAAAAGAGATCTGCAGAGCAGCAAATTTTGTGTCTGAAAGAAACTGTAGACTGAGTAAGCAAAATAGCTTCAAAGTTAAAATCAAAGAATGTGATTTATATGCAGTGTCTTGCTCATAATAACCTAGCAAGATAGTGCACATCTATCAgccaaaaatgaaaagaaaattccATTTTAGGAGTCAAtcaaaagattatttttttaaatcagattttcatttttcatatcagGGTAACGATTTTCATggttattataatttattttatcttactATTATTATTGGTTTCCAGTAATTAGTCGGTTCATATGGAAGATGTAAGCtaaaaccagtggtggaagaagtaagtAAGATCTTTTACTTTAACAGTAAACAATAACACtaccacaatataaaaatactccatgtCAAGTATGTCCTGCATTCATTCTTTATAAGTAGAGgtacaaaagtattattattattaataataataataataacaacaataataataataataatttccacATGTTAAAATTTTAATTCTAAGTTTATTTAATGTTGGTAATTCCGTCATTCAATGcatcacattttacattttaaaagctggtcatatgttttgtttgtagaaTCTTGACATTcaaagtaactatagctgtcgAATAAATCTAGTAATATAATGAAGTAGAGGTATAAAGCAGAATAAAATGGAGGTACTTCAGGTGTACTTTCCACCTGGCTAAAAATGACGAGTCCCTCCCAAACAGATGGGGGCGGTCATGCTGTAAATAGTTGTTTGCCAGTCATGAATGACACAATGGAAGAGAAGAAGATTACTGTACCTTTGAGATTGGACCCGGTGTATACCATGCTGTGTATCATGCACTAACTTTGCTTCCCTCTCGGTCTGTTGGATAGTGCCGACTACAATTTACACCAACGCAATGGACAACAGCCCAGTACTATTAGGTAAGGctagctaagctaacgttagctaaccgCCATTCGAATAGGATAACGTTAGCCTACGAAGTTTTCAGGTAACCTAATAATATGGAAATAAAATGGCCCCGTAAGCGCGAAAAACTTGTACACACACTTGCCGACTTGTTTTAATTGTCTCTCCATAATCTAAATAATGCAGAGACGATGCCCAGTAACTAAGCTGGCTCGACCGCCGGAGTCGGAGCTACTTTATTTGAACCGGTGGTCGGTCTACGTTAGCAACCTCTGGGCGCAGTGTTGCCTAGCAACGGCAGTGATTGCTGTTTGCCGTTTGAAGTGCAAACACGAATGTTTACTTTAGGCTTTACGATAGACACGCTATCAACGTCAGCCAAATTTGGCCAGTTTCCTTTTACCATTTGCTACTTCTGTCAACAGCAGCCGTACCATTTAACAGTTTATAAAGTCTAAAGTGAGTTCTGAGTTCGGGAATGTTTGAGAAACATCCTCAGATTATTACTTTACCCGTTAATAAATCCTATGAAAATACCATATAATGCTGCATTAACGCTAGTGTTTGATGTTAAGGGGTGTTCCCAGAGTTTATGGTTCTTACAATAAAAAGATTATACTGCCAATATATTTAGTGTAATCTATGATTTTGCGGTATGAGCATATAACAGACTTCTTTGTAAGTCTAATGATAATGCTACTCTGATACCATTCTTCGGTCCCTGGTGTTCTTATGTTGATAAGTCGATATTATCTGACAGTTTCATTTAGCTTTatcttcaaaaataaaaatatatagtaAAACCAGCCTATTGATATTTAAAAGTAGAGCTAAAAATATTACACTCCCATTTGAGAcattgtatgttttttaatcCAATTTTAAGCAACTCAAAGTTAGTACTGATTGCTGCTCCTGCTCGTGTGAGTGCATATCTCTCTCATTGTGTTTTAGGTGCACTATAGCACAGTAATTTGCCTGATGACATCTAAATTAAAGGCCCAGTTGGCACCCCTGCCATGGACAGAGATCCTTGTGTATTGGGTGCTGTCCTTTGGCTCTCATCTGTACTCTTTTTATGAACTTCACAGATTCTCCAAAGGTAAGGTCGATGGATAAATATCACTGGTTCAATGAGTTGATAAGAAATGCAACAGAAAAATCAGGCTgacatttatggttttgttCCTCAGAGCATGAAGCAGGGATAGAGAGAGGATTTCTGTTGGAAAAAGGCCTTCTTCAGGGGTTTAAAAGGGTAAGTTCAATGTTGAAATTGCTGATTAAAACCCCACTATAAAACTACTTTATGACGCACCTCGATGAAAACACAAGTAATCCAAGTTAAAATTTGTGTCACAGAAActaaaaaagctttttaatcaatgtaagtttttaaaatacttaatcCATTTGGTTgatacacataaaaacattttgagtgAACATTCAAGCCTCTTTTCAACAGACTTCAGGTGatgataaagttttttttttttttttttgtcaggatcTCTCAGACTTTGAGTGGAGTTTCTGGACAGAATGGGCTAAGAAGTCATTGCTGTGGACTCTGATTGGACATGGTGCCATATCCAGATTAAGCAGCATCTTTTACCCCGAGGTAGAAAACAGTAGCTACTGTACTGTTTAGTGTAAAATTTTTATTAAGTGAAAGGTGTTTTAATCCAACACATTTCTGATATTGTTCCAACAGTTTAGGATACCAGCCCTCACGATATATGGCGTCTTAGCGGCCAGCAGTGTGTTGGGGATTAAAGGTGTGGGTGTGCTGCTGCTACATCTGGGCTTGTCCTTCTCAGTGGCCCAACTGCGAAAGCCCGCTCTGTCCTGGGTCTGTAACCTGCTGCTACTCTGCACCCTGCACATCCAACCACTTCAAGAGATCCAGGTGGGTTGTGTCACCTGGAGGGGTGTCTTTATCTTCCATTAAAGGGATAAAACAGGCAGTATGTTTGGAAGTAAggtaaaa
This genomic stretch from Thunnus albacares chromosome 14, fThuAlb1.1, whole genome shotgun sequence harbors:
- the myoz1a gene encoding myozenin-1a isoform X2, with product MPLGTPAPVNKRKKPSKIITDLSHVSQDEYESEPEASEFDLGTKIRTPKDIMLEELSLMKNRGSKMFKMRQQRVERFIYENNPDIFSSESMDNLQEFVGGQMGGHMINIGGHLLSKEAGKLHYSGLNIGGGPPVPPPKPGSKGAGAGGAGGEGGHGHGHGHGHGHGHGHGHGHDHGEGASDWTPLKGGGTDDLVKKHIYVKTYISPWEKAMKGDESLIATLKTGMPGPHEHKDLPKYKSFNRSAMPFGGIEKANQLLKFQLPAETTKEEPEPVVVYNQDVSCRPSFNRTPIGWVGSSEPSSIHLEMDTVPFDGETDEL
- the myoz1a gene encoding myozenin-1a isoform X1 translates to MPLGTPAPVNKRKKPSKIITDLSHVSQDEYESEPEASEFDLGTKIRTPKDIMLEELSLMKNRGSKMFKMRQQRVERFIYENNPDIFSSESMDNLQEFVGGQMGGHMINIGGHLLSKEAGKLHYSGLNIGGGPPVPPPKPGSKGAGAGGAGGEGGHGHGHGHGHEHGHGHGHGHGHGHGHGHGHGHGHGHGHGHGHDHGEGASDWTPLKGGGTDDLVKKHIYVKTYISPWEKAMKGDESLIATLKTGMPGPHEHKDLPKYKSFNRSAMPFGGIEKANQLLKFQLPAETTKEEPEPVVVYNQDVSCRPSFNRTPIGWVGSSEPSSIHLEMDTVPFDGETDEL